The DNA segment GACTCAAACATAAGCTGGGCCTGTACTCGCTCAAACGGACGGAGCCACCGGTGAAAACCTACAACCTTAACAGACAGCCCACACGGGTGCCGCTCCCATGGAAGCCATGGCTGCTAAGCCACTGCTGATGGCCACCAACAGGCCCGGCTGAGCACCCTCTGGGTCAGCATGTCAGGAGACGGCAGCACGGAGGGGAGACGGGAGGCCCTCCCTGTTCGGGTGGGAAAGGGCATCTCCTCAGAGATGCCCACTGGGAGGACCCACTGGGTAGGGTGCAGGGGAGTCCGGGGACCCGCTGGGGAGGGTGTAGGGGAGTCCAGGTGCATTTTCTACTGTGCACCTGATTGTACAGTTAGGATTTTCTagctataaagagaaaaaaaagaaagagaaaaggggaggggaggagagaagaggaaagaaaagggtcCAACTTAATTTGAAAGGACGAAGAACAGCACCCGCGGGCGAGACTCCGGGAGCCATGGAGTCAAACCTCCAGGCTCCCGTCTTCTCCTGGAATCAggccaaaagaagaaataaagccacacacacactctttgaGGGCACCTGGAGCCACCTGGGACCCTGACCGTACCATGTGATGAGGGAAAATGCACAGAGGGGCGACCGACGTGgtagaaggaggggaagggaagtgcCAGGGGGAGGATATGGACTAGGTTCGTGGGGAGCCCTGGACACAATGTCCCTCCACGCTTTTCTGCAGCCCCAGGGTTGGGGGGAAAGGCCCTGCCCCTGGAGTTCCAGACCCGTCCTGCAACCACCGGCTGGAGAAGATTCCTGGCGCTCCAGACGCCACgacttcctgcctctccccagaaGTTACTGGAGGGTGCGCCCTGCCCCATCCtgtcccagggccctgcagcGCCCTTCCGGCCAGCCCACTGCCACCAAAGGAAATGTTTCTGGACAGGCATTTCTGATGACAGATATCCTTCCGTTCCCTGGAATTACTTACAGCCACGCTGCTAAATGGGCTGAGAGAAACAAAACCCCGCTTACAAAGATAGAGGCTATTCCTCATCCTCCTAAGAGGAAGGGAGCTGCTCGACCACCCCGTCTGAGCAGCAAGCATTTGCACAGGAGGGCGTATGTCCTCGGCCACTGCGGGTGGGCAATGAGAGATGGAGCTTGGCAACGTGGACTTAAGACCCCCGGGAGCTGGACATCGTTAAAGCCGGCGGCTTCAGGGGGAGGGACTGCCGCGGCCACCTGAGCTTTTAGAGAAGTGGCTCTCAACCGGAGTGGACTCCATCTCCCCCCAGGGGACACCGGGCCATGTCAGGGGGACATCCATGGCTGTCATGACCAGGGGGCTCCTGGCACcgagtgggtgggggcagggaggctgcccACCGACCACAGCGCCCAGGACGGCCCCCCCGAGAATGGTCTGGGCCCAAACCGCTGCCGGGCGTGCCTCCCTTGCCATTACACGCGTGCACTTGTTTTGATGAAAAAAGTTGATTGAAAAGGAATGCGAGATTGCAAGCGGTCACACCAAGTGGAGGTGGGTCCTGCTTTCCCTCAAGTCGACTGAGCCTCTGGCAAAAGCTTGGAACCCAAACCAAAAAGCCCCCCTGGTGCTGCTCCCACAGAAGCCAAGCGCTCAGCCTGGAAGCCTGTGGGCGCTGCAGGGtgagcccctccccctgccagagaGCCCCTCGCGCAGGGCTGGCCGTCCTGCTGCCCAGTGCTGCCCCCTGGCGGCTCCCAGCAAACCCAGATGTGTGCCCGGGCGGCCCAGCCCGCGTTACCTGGGCCCTTGCCCGAGGCCTCGAGCTTGCGGAGCTTGGAGATCTCATCCTCTGTGATGACGGTCATGTCCCGCCAGAAGTCCACATTCTTGCCTTGCTCCAGCTCCATGtacacctgggggtgggggcgcagaGGGCGGTGAGGGCCTGCCGGGGCCCGGGCGTGGCGGCGGGGCCCGGCGGCGCTGGCAGTACCTGGATGTCCTCCAGCAGGTCCTCCATGTCGGCCACAGTGAGGCCGTTGAGGAAGGTGTAGGGCTCGTGCATCTCCACAGCCAGGTCGTCGTCCTCGGCGCTGATGTACTTGGCCAGCAGGTCGATGGGCTTGGCCCGCCCATCTCGGATGCGGATCTTGGAGCTGCCAGAGAGCCGGGGGCAGGGTCAGAGCCGGGGGTGGGCTCgccctcctgaagaccctgcccTTGGGGATTGACTGGCACAGGAGCCAGGGGTGGAGTCCCTCCCGCAGTGGGTGGAGgacagggaaggcttcctggaaggggGGGCATCagtggaggaggaagacagggcAGTAAGAAGGCACAGGCCCCGCAAGGGGCAGAGGCGGGAGCGAGCGTGGGTGTGAAGAGCAGCAGGTGGGccggacagagggacagagaggaccGCCCCCTTCCAGCAGACAGACCACCTGGGTGAAAGATCCGGAGCCTCAGGGACGCGCATCAGAGGCTGACCCTGGTTCAACCGCAGGGAGCCCCGTGCCCAGGCAGGTCTGAGCCCCCGGGGGCTGGTGCGGCTGCGGACAGCACGGCGAGCAGgtgccaggcccagggctcaGACACCTCACGTGCCTTTGGGCAACTCATGACGCCCCAGGAGCCTCACTTCCCCGTCTGTAAATGGGGCTGGCTGGCGGTGGAGAGGGCCTAGTTAGTGTTGGCTGGGCACGCGCACCTCTACCAGTAGCGGGGTTGCACGTCCCTCAGCACCCGGCCCCGCGGGGCAGTGGGTGTGACGAAGAAACCAGAAGTGGCAAGCACGAGGCAGGGGCAGGCACCAGAAAGGGGTCAGGGAGGGACCCCGAAGAGGTGGTGGGTGGAAATTCACGGGGCAAGGGGGCAGCTGGGGGAGCAGGCAAGACCAGGCTCCGTGCCCTGGGGTccaggagggggttggggggtggggccccgcccgccgccgcaCCGGAGCTTGGCCTGCTGGAGATGGAAGttgtcctcctgctcctcccacgTCTTGAAGTGCTCCGCCTCCTTCTCCCGCTGCAGCATCTCCAGCTCCTGCTCCCGCATGGCCTTCTCCCGCTCCCGCTCCAGCCGCAGCTGCTTCACCTGGGGGTGTCGGGGAGGATGAGGGCGGGACAGCACACGACGGGGCTCCCGTGGGGTCTGCCCCATGCCCTCTCAAGCCCTGGGGCTCCCTAGGGTCAAAGTGGGACTATAACCAGGGATGCCTGAGGCTCTGGACAGACCCCGGGGACAGAAGGGGCTGTCTTCTGCTCGAGACACAGGAGCCTGGAGTGGCCACTTCAGCCACCCTGCAGAGAGCATCTCAGAGCAAATCCCAGAGGCTAACAGAGCTGAGGTGGAGGGAAACAGCTCTCTGGAGTCACTGCCTGGGCCCCcggatccagctgtgcctgaagccaATGACCCCTGGACTTTCCACGTAACCCGATCAGGCCCCCCTCAACGTAAGCCAGGGTGAGCCAGCCCTAAGCCctcaggagagaaggggagaaggcGTCTGGCCCTGCGCGGTGGCCCGGGGTGCCGCCACCTTCTGCAGCTCCAGCCGGTTGTCCTCCTGGATCCTCTTGTTCCGCTCCTTCAGCTCCTTCTCCTCCAGGTGGCTGATCCCCTTCTTCTCCAGGGCCTGGAAGGGCAACCACAGCCCACTGAGCAGGGACACCTCCCCCCCCATCACCCTCCCCAGGACCACGGTCTCTGAGACGGAGACCCACCAGGCAGAGCATCTGCATAAGGAGAGCGGGGCTGAGAGAAGAGCCCTGCCCACGGCCACCGCCCAGCTTCCACGGAAGACACGAACCCCTTACCACCTGCAGAATCAGTTCAACGTGCTCCACAGTGAGGAgcgccctgccctctgccctgagaCGTGcgctgagacacagagaagcagcagctccccagccctggcaggATCCGTGAATCTCACACACAGGAGCCTTACTTGCACCTGCTGACTCTTGTTTTACACAGAAGCCCAGCTGCACTGGCCTCAGCAGGTCAGACCCCGGGCTGCTGCGGGGAGAGGTGGAACCAGCGACTGAACAAGAAGGCTACAAAGGTGCACTGGCGGGGCTCATGATGAGCAAAGGCAGAGCTGCCCCACTCAGACCCTGGGCACAGCGCGCGGGCCCtcctcgtccctgtcctcacctgcTGGAGGGTGCTTGGGGCACTGGCTCCTCaagtccccccacccctcccagcatCATCTTACAGTCATTGCCCGTGCAGTTGCGAGCCCTGTACTTCCTGTCACCTCCCCTGGCTCCAAGGGGTGCTCAAGGATCCCCGCACATGGAAACACGCACCTCAAGTGTGACCCGGggctgcctggcctggggccaCCCCTTGGCACCTATGTGGCtcctcagcctccccagccctggcctgggccGGGCGCCATGTTTTACACAGGCGGGCAATGACCACGCTCCCTGTGTCTCCAGCCACAAGGAATAGAAGCTGAGGGCCCAGACAGGGAGCCGGACAGCCTGGTTCAAGTCCCAGGCCTGCCATTCATGACCAGCTTAGTGTCCTGATGCTGACAAGGCTGCAGCAAGGTGGGCTGATGTGCAGATGGACACACAGAGCGCCCTCTGAGCCACGCCAGGTGCGGAGGCATGTTTCTGTGCAACTTCCACCCCACCTGCCCGGCTGCCTCGAGGATGTGGGGACAAGACATGTGACGCCACCAGAACTAGAGAGGCCTCAGCGGCTGAGTGGGGCCAACCTCCACGTGCTTCTCTCAGGAGGGCCGATGAAGGCCTCCGGACCAGGAGACCTCTCAAGACCAGCTCATTCATTCGACATTTAgagagcacctactgtgtgccagggcctggggacagaGCTGGCCCACAAGCTCACAGTCCAGCAGGAAATGCACCGTATAAAGCAGACGTGTGTTTAGATGTCGCCTTTGCAAAGAAACCTTTCTGGAGCTGCGTATTTAAACTACAGCCGCCgtgccctcctcctgcccccaagcCTTCGTTCTCTCCTCTGTGGACTCAGCCAATTCACTTATTTACAGCCTGTCTCCTGCACCAGACTGCTGGCCCCACAGGAACAGGGGTCTTTGTCTCTGTTGCTCCCTGACACACGCCCAGGGCCCACATGGAATCTGGTACCCAGCAAGGTCGTGATTCACGGGCTTGTTAGTAAAGCACTAGGAAGGGAGAGGCGGTACCTTGATAAAGAACACCAGGACCCAGGGGACCACGGGGGCCAGGAAGGCCTCTCAGAGGAAGGGGGGACACGGCACCTGAGATCTGAAGGCTGAGTAAGAAGCAGCCgtgggaagggctggggagtgttccaggcagaggaatggtgagtgcaaaggccctgaggtaggatgAGCTCCATGTCTTCAACACAGTGGCAAGGATCTGTGCCTGGAGCATGTGTGGTAAGCGGGAGACACCTTGACTTTGCTGGTGCCCGCCCGCTCTCACCCTCCCCCACTGTGTCAGGTTGAACTGTGACCTCCAAAAAGGTATGTCCATGTCCCAAAAcctggaacctgtgaacatgACCtgatttggaaacagggtctctgCAAATGTAATTAGTTGATGTCAAACCGGATAAGCCCGGGCTCTAATCCAATGCCTGGCATCCTTACAAGAGGAGGGAAATcgggacacacagacacagacaaggGAACGCCATGAAGACACAGATGCATAGGGAAGGCAGCCATGTGACAATAGGGGCAGAGACGGTGAGGGATGCAGCTATGAGCCAAGAGTGGCCAGcaacccccagaagctggaagaggcagggaagagtCTCCCCTAAACCTGTAGAGGGAAGGAACATGGCTCTGCAGACACCCTGATTTTACACTTctggactccagaactgtgagggacattctgctgttttaagcccaTGCCCAAGGCCATGGCTGGCAGGGAAGCGACTGGTGTGTGATTGTCATCTAGGGAATGAGATGACAGCTCTGAGCCGACTGAGCATCTGTGACTGTGGGATCCCATGGGCAGGCGGTGACGCAGAGAACCTGTTCTCCAGGCACATCTGAGGCCAGGCTGAGTCTGTGGGCCCAGGGTACCTGAGATCTGACACTGCAGGAGACAGTCAACACCACAGAAGCTGGCATGTGCGTGTGTGAAATCACTCCGAATGGCAAGGTACAACCTGGGAACGTGTGCTGGCAATGCTGaataatgtcttttaaaacagAATGCGTCAATAGTCTACGAAGCGAGAACCAGGAGACGGGGAACGGTGCCAGCACGGAACGGCCGGTGGCCCCGCCGGGCTCACCTTGTTCCAGATGAAGGTGCCCAGGAGGTTGTTGTCACCGAAGGGGTTGTCGGTGTTGGTGTAGCCCATGTACTCCTCGCCCCAGCCCATCTTCTCCCgcttcttcctctccttggccTCCTTCTTGGCCAGCCGGCGGGCGCGCTTCTCCTCGGGCGTCTCGAAGGCCTTCATCAGCTCCTCCTGCTGCTTCCGCTCCTCCCGCAGCCGAAGCCGCTCCTGCAGGCTCTGCTGCTGGCTCAGGGCTGCCGCCGCCTCCCCGGGGCTCCGAGAGCGGTCTGGGGACGCAGAGCCGGACGTGGAGGAGCCCGGGGACCAGGAGCGTGCCCGCCGGCGGCGGTGGGCCCATCGgccccgctgctgctgctgccggtcATCACCCGAGTCGGACTGAGAGGACCCGTCCTGCACGCGCCATCGGGGCAGTGGGGGGCTCCGGCTCCGCCTGCCTCGCCGCTGCCGCCACCGCTCTTCATCTGAATCCGACCTGTGGAGGGAACACCGACTGCCAGTCGGGCATCTGTTTGACAGCTGTTTCCTGGACGCCTGCTGCATGCCAGGAGCTGTTTGAGGTTCAGGGGATATAGCCGTGATCTAAACATTGATGGTCCCTGCTCTGTGGGGCTCACATCAACAAGTAAGCACACAGTGTGAGACCAGATGGTGCCATGAGCCACAAAGAGTGTGGGTAGCATTAGAACCTGGAGGTCAGGGAGGATCTCCGTCAGGTGGTGACACTGGAGGAAGTGGGAAAGGAAGCCATGAGGAGATCTGCGGAGACAGTGATCCAGGGAGATGGCacagcaagagcaaaggccctggggcaggaattTGCTTGGCATATTCAAGAAGCAGCAATCAGGCCTGTGTGGTTGAAGCAGAGGGagcaagggggagggagggagggagggcagggaggtgggctcCCTGATGGTGCAGGAGCTATAGGCTCTGTCCAAGGTGTCAAGGGAGGGCTTACAGGAAGAAGTGGTGTTTAACTGTCCTACAGGACTGAACTGGTGTAATATCGGCAGGAATAAAGAACCATGGAAGGGTGCTGtaagcagggaagggaagggaagggatagagTCTCAAGATCATATTCTTTAATGTTGGGGGACTTTGAGCAACAAAATTTGCCTTTATCTTGTTAAATGCTCTACCTATTAAGCTCACATCAAAAAGATCTACATCACAAAACCCAATTATTTTGGAGTCCTTAGATACAAACTACAAATCTGGTCAAATCTTCATAAATGACACTGGCTCTAATGATATATCTAGGGTGGCTGGTTCTTATGAATAATTAAAACCATAGGAAAtagtagatgaaaaaaaaattcaaagatgatAACAAGACTTACTGCTACACatgaatcaataagaaaacatcaACACCAGGGACTTAACCCAGAGCTAGCAAACTTTTCTCTGTAAAGAGCTCGGCAGTCTCGGGCACaaccactcagctctgctgtcacaCTGCAGAGGTGGCCACGGAGGTTACATGAACAAACGGGCATAAATttgttcaataaaattttatttctggacatcaaaatttgaatttcacataattttcacatgtcatgaaatactattctttttactttttttctcaccgtttaaaaatataaaaactattctTGGTCCACAGATCGTGGTTTGCCAAGCCCTGGTTTAAGCCATCTCTTTAATATTTCTGCTGCTTATATCTTCCAGGAATTCCTGGGTGGGAATGATCTTATGAGACTCAAAAGGAAGAGTCACTTTCTCAACCTAGAGAGTGATTAGCTATGTCTGACTACAGCCACTCTGGCTATGGTGTGGAGACAGGCTGAAGGGATGGAAGATAGCACATGCCTGGAGAGGCTCCACGGACATCCGGAGGACGCAGATGAGGAAACCTGGGCCACAACGGGGCAGGGACTGGCCTGGGTTTCAGTCAGTTATGGGCTGAGCCAGCACTGGGACCCAGGTCTGAGAGTCAGTGCCTATCACGGTTCTGGTTCCTTTGTACTGGAGCAGACTCAAGCAAAGTCTGGCCAGGTGCTTCATCTTCAGAAAAAAAAGGGCTGTGGGCCGAGGGGAAGCTGATCCCCAAGTCCTAGGAGTCAACTGAGTCCTGCCACCTACCATCAACAGTTCTTCTCTCTCACATCCCACCTTTGTTAGCAAGCGTCACTTCTGCTTCTGAAATTCCTATCAAATCTACTCAGTTTCCCACTGGAcctcccctcagcctccctctcctgAAGGCCATCATCTTATGTTGCCTAGACAACGGTAGTATCTTCCTCCTCCCTGGTGTCACTCCTGCCTACCCTCTCAGTCCAAGCGAAACCAGCGGGACTTCTGCAAGGTAATCCAAACCGTAGCACTCCCTGGTTCAAAATCCTCCACAGCGCCCTACTCCCTCCAAATAACAATCAAACCCTTCACGACGGTACGCAAGACTGCACGATCTGGTCTCCCGTTTCCTCTCCAACCTCATCTACTCCCTTTTCGCCTCGCTCACTGCGCTTCTTGCTGTACCTGCAATCATCAGGTGCCCTGCCTGAAACGCCTCTCGCTTTCCTTTCACTGCCTGGTTAATTCCGACTCGTGCTCAGACGTCCCCTTCTTCAGGAAGTCCTCCGTGACTAACTCGAGGGTCTCCTAGCTCTCCGAGGGCTAGAGCCGGATCCTCAGCGCGGCTCACACAACGATCCTACCTGCGCTCCCGGCTCCTCCGTCTCCGCCTGCGCCGCCCCTCGTCATCCCGGCGCCGCCGGTTTCGCCGCCCATGGCTTCTGCTCCGACTTCGGCTCCGACTCCGCTGCCTTCGGCCCCTGCGACCGGCCGACCGTGAGCGCGAACGTGTGTCCCGACCCATCGGCTGGGACGGTGGCGGCGGGGGCGCTGACACAAATATCCGGGGCCTGTGCCGGGGGCCTTCCTCGCTCGCGGCGCGTGCCTGGCTGCCCCATCCACGCCTGAGCAAGGAGATAGGAACCCATCCAGACGCCCATCCTGCGCGGACTCCGATCCCCTATAACCTCTCCACGGCCCTTAAACAGGGCCTGCGTGATGGGCTCCGGCCGGACTCTCGCCGCCAGGGTTGGGGACTCGCTCTTCAGGCAGTACTAAGGGCAGCCCCAGATGGGGCCTCGGTCCTCAGGCAGCCAGAGGAGCTGTGGGCGGAGCAAGGGCGAACCAGGAACGGTCAGTGGGGCGGAGCCTGGGGAGGCGGGACCGAGAAGCGTCTAAAGAGGGGAAGTGGAGCCGGCGTGGGCGGGGTCCAGGAGGAGGGATCAAGAGACGGCGGGGCCGCCGGGCGGGGCCGAGGGAGGCGTGTCCGGGAAGCGAGATCTCGCGGGCTGTGGAGGCGGGGAACCCTCCAGAGCGTAGATTAGAATCAGGGCTGCTCAAGGAGGCCAGGGGTGGGAGCTGGGACAGAAGCAGAAAAGCCTTAGATGTTGAGCTGACCTTCTGTGAGGGTCACCTTCATGCTCCACCACCCGCCGATGAATACCTCTGTGTTTCAGGGGTTAAGCTTAAAGAGAAAAGTACTTAGATAACTCCTTAAATTCCCCatcaaccccattttatagatggagacactgaggctgAGAGGGACAGTTACTTTAACACCTTCCCTCTCGCCCCAATAAGGCAgcgtggagctgggatttgaacgtGGTGGTCCAGCTTTGTCCTGCGGGTGCTGGCAAACCGTGGGAGGGCTTTGAGCAGAGAGGGATGAAAAGGGTTGCTAGGCTGAGTCCCTACAGAGCAGGTGGGCAGAGGCAAGACCACACCGGGGCAAGAGTGGAGACCTGGGATCTGAAGGACCCCGAAGTCCTGCTCTGAGCTCCCCTAGTCCACCCCAAAGGATAGTACTTAATATCTTAAGCCAACACTTTACTTTATAATACAACTTGCTAACACCACTCTAAATGCTAACTTAATATGCTCAGCTGGTGCCGAGGTGCAGGTAGGGGTGGTGGCAGGAGGGACCCCTTGATAACTGTCATGAGATGTGGGCTGTCCTGGTGACCAGATGGCCCACAACGTGATTTTCACAGTGCAGATGCGTCCTTGAGAGCATCTGAATACTCATCTCTGAATGCGAGGCGAGCGCACTCGAGATGACCCATGAGCCTAGTGTATAAATTGTGTCTGCGTCTGTGATTAAAATTGGGTTCCCAAGGGCTTGCTGACAGACAGGATCTTACTTTCAACACAATGTTTCTCAAATTCGTAGTCTGGGAGaaatattttccccttaaaaGGGGTCTGTGCATTCGTCCATTTGAGTGACTCTGGCAGGACAAAAACAAACTCCGGGGAGCGTTTGTTCCCTTGGGCTGGGCTGCACTGATGtcagcttttaaaagtttttctgaaactgaccacacttcaataataaaattaaaaaaaaaagtttttccaaaCTGAACTGAAACCCAAAGGAGGCCATGGCTACTGAGGCATTTGGGTTCATTgctgttatttaaatattttgattcttGCTAAGGCTTCTTTCTGCTCTCATACTCAGTCCTTAAACTCCCACCCAGAACACCAGAATgtgcagagaagcagaaagaggcGACTGATGCTTATTACCCGATTTATTAGAGAGATCTCTTCAACGTAAAAAGAGggaggcagctgggctggggtgggggtctggGGCTGCATATGGGTGTTATGGGGCCAGCAGGGGCTGCAGGGTTACAGGGGCGCCCGCGGCTCTGGGTTTGAGCGGGACGGCATCCTGTGCCCGAGGAGGCTGTGCTCCGGATTGTCACACACCAGACCACGGGGGCTGAGCACACGGGACCCCCGGAGAGAATTAAGACACA comes from the Camelus dromedarius isolate mCamDro1 chromosome 27, mCamDro1.pat, whole genome shotgun sequence genome and includes:
- the CACTIN gene encoding splicing factor Cactin gives rise to the protein MGRDTRSRSRSAGRRGRRQRSRSRSRSRSHGRRNRRRRDDEGRRRRRRRSRERRSDSDEERWRQRRGRRSRSPPLPRWRVQDGSSQSDSGDDRQQQQRGRWAHRRRRARSWSPGSSTSGSASPDRSRSPGEAAAALSQQQSLQERLRLREERKQQEELMKAFETPEEKRARRLAKKEAKERKKREKMGWGEEYMGYTNTDNPFGDNNLLGTFIWNKALEKKGISHLEEKELKERNKRIQEDNRLELQKVKQLRLEREREKAMREQELEMLQREKEAEHFKTWEEQEDNFHLQQAKLRSKIRIRDGRAKPIDLLAKYISAEDDDLAVEMHEPYTFLNGLTVADMEDLLEDIQVYMELEQGKNVDFWRDMTVITEDEISKLRKLEASGKGPGERREGVNASVSSDVQSVFKGKTYSQLQVIFQGIEGKIRAGGPNLDMGYWESLLQQLRAHMARARLRERHQDVLRQKLYKLKQEQGVESEPLFPILKQEPRSPSHSLEPEDPAPTPPGPSSEGGPAEPEGEGAAPAEGEADGEAVLNEEDLIQQSLDDYDAGKYSPRLLTAHELPLDAHVLEPDEDLQRLQLSRQQLQVTGDASESAEDIFFRRAKEGMGQDEAQFSVEMPLTGKAYLWADKYRPRKPRFFNRVHTGFEWNKYNQTHYDFDNPPPKIVQGYKFNIFYPDLIDKRSTPEYFLEACPDNKDFATLRFHAGPPYEDIAFKIVNREWEYSHRHGFRCQFANGIFQLWFHFKRYRYRR